Proteins from one Candidatus Desulfovibrio trichonymphae genomic window:
- the icd gene encoding NADP-dependent isocitrate dehydrogenase: MRKKVYWIEGDGIGPEIWRSARPVIDAALAKESDMTLEWVELLAGEKALAETGSPLPESTLSALMRADIAMKGPLGTPVGAGIRSLNVALRQGLDLYACIRPVRYFQGIESPVKHPERVNMVIFRENTEDVYAGIEYAAGSPECRMLREFLCDKLGVSKIPATAALGLKPMTEAGSKRLVRRALRFALDNGLPSLTLVHKGNIMKFTEGAFRQWGYDVASAEFGDASCTEQDPLPGRLLVKDRIADAMFQEALLRPEQYHVLATPNLNGDYISDALAAQVGGLGLAPGVNMSDSLAFFEATHGTAPTIAGRDKANPGSVILCGALMLEHLGAPAAAKRIRAALEKALAAKTVTVDLADQIPGAITVGCAAFGGIIGENL; encoded by the coding sequence ATGCGCAAAAAAGTTTACTGGATTGAAGGTGACGGCATAGGCCCGGAAATCTGGAGATCCGCCCGCCCTGTCATTGATGCGGCACTCGCCAAAGAATCGGACATGACGCTGGAATGGGTGGAACTTCTGGCCGGAGAAAAAGCTCTGGCTGAAACAGGCAGTCCGTTGCCGGAGAGCACGCTCAGCGCCCTCATGCGCGCTGACATCGCCATGAAAGGCCCTTTGGGCACGCCTGTGGGCGCGGGCATCCGCAGTTTGAATGTGGCCCTGCGACAGGGTCTTGACCTGTATGCCTGCATACGGCCTGTACGATATTTTCAGGGAATTGAGTCGCCTGTCAAACACCCTGAACGCGTCAATATGGTCATCTTTCGCGAAAATACGGAAGATGTTTACGCGGGCATTGAATATGCCGCAGGCAGTCCCGAATGTCGCATGCTGAGGGAATTTTTGTGCGACAAGCTGGGTGTTTCAAAAATACCGGCAACCGCCGCTCTTGGGCTGAAGCCCATGACGGAAGCGGGCTCAAAACGTCTGGTGCGCCGGGCCCTGCGTTTTGCGCTGGACAACGGTCTGCCGAGTCTGACTCTTGTGCATAAAGGCAATATCATGAAATTCACGGAAGGCGCATTCCGTCAATGGGGTTACGATGTGGCCTCGGCGGAGTTCGGGGATGCGTCCTGCACGGAACAAGACCCGCTGCCCGGCCGTCTGCTTGTTAAAGACCGTATCGCCGATGCCATGTTTCAAGAGGCGCTGCTGCGGCCGGAACAATACCATGTTCTGGCAACGCCCAACCTGAACGGCGACTATATTTCCGACGCTCTGGCCGCGCAGGTGGGCGGTCTCGGTCTTGCCCCGGGCGTGAACATGTCTGACAGTCTCGCATTTTTTGAGGCCACACACGGAACAGCGCCGACGATTGCGGGGCGGGACAAGGCAAACCCCGGCAGCGTCATTCTTTGCGGCGCCCTCATGCTTGAACATCTGGGTGCGCCTGCCGCGGCGAAGCGCATACGCGCGGCCCTTGAAAAAGCGCTGGCCGCGAAGACAGTGACGGTGGATTTGGCCGATCAGATACCCGGAGCGATCACGGTGGGCTGCGCCGCTTTCGGCGGTATTATCGGAGAGAATCTGTAA